The proteins below are encoded in one region of Pseudoduganella armeniaca:
- the gltX gene encoding glutamate--tRNA ligase: MTTAPATPVRTRFAPSPTGFLHLGGARTALYSWAYARHFGGTFVLRIEDTDLERSTPEAVQAIIDGMQWLGLDHDEGPFYQMQRMDRYREVIAQMLAAGTAYHCYSTPEEVEAMRERFRAAGEKPRYDGTWRPEEGKTLPAIPEGRKPVVRFKNPLDGDVTWNDVVKGTITISNKELDDLIIARTDGTPTYNFCVAVDDWDMRITHVLRGDDHVNNTPRQINILRAIGAPLPEYGHLPMILGSDGQKLSKRHGAVSVMEYPAQGFLPEAMLNYLARLGWSHGDDEVFSMAQFCEWFNLEHLTASAAQFNNEKLAWLNNYWIKQADNGRLAELAKPRMLAAGAQFDGAPDLATVLGLLKERTNTVNELADAAMLFYRQPQPDEALMTQHFTDAAQAALAQFAERIQTVEWTKEAIAAAMKEVLAANGLKMPQMAMPLRLIVTGQLQTPAIDAVLQLFGRDTVAARLAKYL, from the coding sequence ATGACCACTGCACCAGCCACCCCCGTCCGCACCCGGTTCGCCCCCAGCCCGACCGGCTTCCTTCACCTGGGCGGCGCCCGCACGGCGCTGTATTCCTGGGCCTACGCGCGCCACTTCGGCGGCACCTTCGTGCTGCGCATCGAGGACACCGACCTGGAACGCTCCACGCCCGAAGCCGTGCAGGCCATCATCGACGGCATGCAGTGGCTGGGCCTCGATCACGACGAAGGTCCGTTCTACCAGATGCAGCGCATGGACCGCTACCGCGAGGTGATCGCGCAGATGCTGGCGGCCGGCACTGCCTACCACTGCTACTCGACGCCGGAAGAAGTCGAGGCGATGCGCGAGCGCTTCCGCGCCGCCGGCGAGAAGCCGCGCTACGACGGTACCTGGCGCCCGGAAGAGGGCAAGACGCTGCCCGCCATTCCGGAAGGCCGCAAGCCGGTGGTGCGCTTCAAGAACCCGCTCGATGGCGACGTCACGTGGAACGACGTCGTCAAGGGCACGATCACGATCTCCAACAAGGAACTGGACGACCTGATCATCGCGCGCACGGACGGCACGCCGACCTACAACTTCTGCGTGGCGGTGGACGATTGGGACATGCGCATCACCCACGTGCTGCGCGGCGACGACCACGTCAACAACACGCCGCGCCAGATCAACATCTTGCGTGCGATCGGCGCGCCGCTGCCGGAATACGGCCACCTGCCGATGATCCTGGGCTCGGACGGCCAGAAGCTGTCCAAGCGCCACGGCGCCGTCAGCGTGATGGAGTACCCGGCGCAGGGCTTCCTGCCCGAGGCCATGCTGAACTACCTGGCGCGCCTGGGCTGGAGCCACGGCGACGACGAGGTGTTCTCGATGGCGCAGTTCTGCGAGTGGTTCAACCTGGAACACCTGACGGCATCGGCGGCCCAGTTCAACAACGAGAAGCTGGCCTGGCTGAACAACTACTGGATCAAGCAGGCCGACAACGGCCGCCTGGCCGAACTGGCCAAGCCGCGCATGCTGGCGGCAGGTGCGCAGTTCGATGGCGCCCCGGACCTTGCCACCGTGCTGGGGCTGCTGAAGGAGCGTACCAACACCGTCAACGAACTGGCGGACGCGGCGATGCTGTTCTACCGCCAGCCGCAGCCGGACGAGGCGCTGATGACGCAGCACTTCACGGACGCCGCCCAGGCCGCATTGGCCCAATTCGCCGAACGCATCCAGACGGTCGAATGGACCAAGGAAGCTATCGCCGCGGCGATGAAGGAAGTGCTGGCCGCGAACGGCCTGAAGATGCCGCAGATGGCGATGCCGCTGCGCCTGATCGTCACGGGGCAACTGCAGACGCCGGCCATCGATGCGGTGCTGCAGTTGTTCGGTCGCGATACGGTCGCGGCGCGCCTGGCCAAATACCTGTGA
- a CDS encoding serine hydrolase domain-containing protein: protein MAAEMARLRVPGASVAVIHAGEIEWARGYGVVTPGGAPVTPSTLFQAASISKPVTAMAALKMVELGQLALDRDVNGYTSLWKLPKDMDNSPVTLRQLLSHTAGTTVHGFAGYPAGSAVPTLVQLLNGAKPANSRGVHVSTRPGTKWRYSGGGYQVVQYVMTERAKRPFPQLLQETVLQPLGMADSSFAQPLPAAQLARAALPHDANGKPIPGGPHTYPELAAAGLWTTPSDLAKFAIEIKRSAAGQSNKVLSQSMTQLMLTPVMQDYGLGLGIEGEGQAQTFGHGGSNAGYQGMLVAYTERGDGVVVMTNGERGGELAGEIVRAVAAQYGWPSKRPKVRAAVPPPAAALAALPGKYAIDGLGDFTIARAGAGLTVALKDGAVEPLHAAPDGGWFVTSMDAELRFDGRDGGGRLKAGAMDVPFSRAK from the coding sequence CTGGCCGCCGAAATGGCGCGGCTGCGCGTGCCCGGCGCCAGTGTCGCCGTGATCCATGCCGGCGAGATCGAATGGGCGCGCGGCTATGGCGTCGTCACGCCGGGCGGCGCGCCCGTCACGCCCTCTACGCTGTTCCAGGCCGCCTCGATCAGCAAGCCGGTCACCGCGATGGCAGCCTTGAAGATGGTGGAGCTGGGCCAGCTGGCGCTGGACCGCGACGTCAACGGCTATACCTCCTTGTGGAAGCTGCCCAAGGACATGGACAACTCGCCCGTCACCCTGCGCCAGCTGCTGTCGCACACGGCCGGCACCACGGTGCATGGCTTTGCCGGCTACCCGGCGGGCAGCGCGGTGCCGACCTTGGTGCAGCTCCTGAACGGCGCCAAGCCGGCCAACTCGCGCGGCGTACATGTCTCGACGCGGCCCGGCACCAAGTGGCGCTATTCGGGCGGCGGCTACCAGGTGGTGCAGTATGTGATGACGGAGCGTGCCAAGCGGCCGTTCCCGCAGCTGCTGCAGGAGACGGTGCTGCAACCCTTGGGCATGGCCGACAGCAGCTTCGCCCAGCCGCTGCCGGCGGCGCAACTGGCGCGCGCCGCGCTACCGCACGACGCCAACGGCAAGCCGATCCCTGGCGGCCCGCACACCTACCCGGAACTGGCCGCGGCCGGACTTTGGACGACACCCTCCGACCTGGCGAAATTCGCGATCGAGATCAAGCGCTCGGCGGCCGGCCAATCGAACAAGGTGCTGTCGCAGTCGATGACGCAGCTGATGCTGACGCCTGTCATGCAGGACTACGGGCTGGGGCTGGGCATCGAGGGCGAAGGCCAGGCGCAGACCTTCGGCCATGGCGGTTCCAATGCGGGCTACCAGGGCATGCTGGTGGCCTATACGGAACGGGGCGACGGCGTGGTCGTGATGACCAATGGCGAACGCGGTGGCGAGCTGGCGGGCGAGATCGTGCGTGCCGTGGCCGCGCAGTACGGCTGGCCGAGCAAGCGGCCCAAGGTGCGCGCGGCCGTCCCGCCGCCCGCGGCCGCGCTGGCGGCATTGCCGGGCAAGTATGCGATCGACGGCCTGGGCGACTTCACGATCGCCCGTGCCGGCGCGGGCTTGACGGTGGCACTGAAGGACGGCGCCGTCGAACCGCTGCACGCGGCGCCGGATGGCGGCTGGTTCGTCACGTCGATGGATGCGGAGCTGCGTTTCGATGGCCGCGACGGCGGCGGCCGCCTGAAGGCGGGCGCGATGGACGTGCCGTTCAGCCGGGCGAAGTAG
- a CDS encoding DUF4399 domain-containing protein yields the protein MRNPQRRAAAWLLAALVVGPAMAQGPSVSFVEPKDGATVTSPFRVKFAVVGMEVQPAGAVVPNAGHHHLLINQDSIGKGQPIPFDDTHLHFGKGQTETEVKLPPGQYKLTMQFADGAHQSYGAPLSKTITVTVK from the coding sequence ATGCGCAATCCGCAACGTCGTGCGGCAGCCTGGCTGCTGGCCGCACTGGTGGTGGGGCCGGCCATGGCCCAGGGGCCATCGGTATCGTTCGTGGAGCCGAAGGATGGCGCCACGGTTACCAGTCCGTTCCGCGTCAAGTTCGCCGTGGTCGGCATGGAGGTGCAGCCGGCCGGCGCGGTGGTGCCGAACGCCGGCCACCACCACCTGCTGATCAACCAGGACAGCATCGGCAAGGGCCAGCCGATCCCGTTCGACGACACCCACCTGCACTTCGGCAAAGGGCAGACGGAAACGGAAGTCAAGCTGCCGCCGGGCCAGTACAAGCTGACGATGCAGTTCGCCGACGGGGCGCACCAGTCCTATGGCGCGCCGCTCAGCAAGACGATCACCGTCACGGTCAAATAA
- a CDS encoding WD40/YVTN/BNR-like repeat-containing protein encodes MGAWQDTAAAKPEKTVKPWQRQASGTESQLRGLSVVSPTVAWASGAKGTVLRTVDGKTWKKFIVPGAETLDLRDIQAFDADTATVLSIGPGDASRIYRTTDGGATWNLQVTNPDAAGFWDCIAFWDRDNGVVFGDPVDGAYQVLTTSDGGANWQASVDPEGLKALPGEAAFAASGTCLSVAGENDAWFATGGGAQARVFHSTDRGRSWEASVTPIPAGAPAKGVFSVGFRDSDVGLAVGGDYSERHLGTLNGARSEDGGATWTPAPVLPVGYMSVVVPVPGAADSFVAAGLAGSGYSLDGGRTWKVLDKLPVNTVGFASPTVGWAVGPKGLVMKYTGPKLVR; translated from the coding sequence ATGGGGGCGTGGCAGGACACCGCCGCGGCCAAGCCCGAAAAAACCGTCAAGCCCTGGCAGCGCCAGGCCAGCGGCACCGAGTCGCAGCTGCGCGGCCTGTCCGTGGTCAGCCCGACGGTCGCGTGGGCCAGCGGCGCCAAGGGTACCGTGCTGCGCACCGTGGACGGCAAGACGTGGAAGAAGTTCATCGTGCCGGGCGCCGAAACGCTCGACCTGCGCGACATCCAGGCCTTCGATGCCGATACCGCCACGGTATTGAGCATCGGCCCGGGCGACGCGTCGCGCATCTACCGCACCACCGATGGCGGCGCCACCTGGAACCTGCAGGTCACCAACCCGGATGCCGCCGGCTTCTGGGACTGCATCGCCTTCTGGGACCGCGACAATGGCGTGGTCTTCGGCGACCCTGTCGACGGCGCCTATCAAGTCCTGACCACCAGCGATGGCGGCGCCAACTGGCAGGCCAGCGTCGATCCGGAAGGCCTGAAGGCACTGCCGGGCGAGGCGGCGTTCGCGGCCAGCGGCACGTGCCTGTCCGTCGCGGGGGAGAACGATGCCTGGTTCGCCACCGGTGGCGGCGCGCAAGCCCGCGTGTTCCATTCGACCGACCGCGGCCGCAGCTGGGAAGCGAGCGTCACGCCGATTCCTGCCGGCGCCCCCGCCAAGGGCGTGTTCTCGGTGGGCTTTCGCGACAGCGACGTCGGCCTGGCGGTCGGCGGCGATTATTCCGAGCGCCACCTGGGCACCTTGAACGGCGCCCGCAGCGAGGACGGCGGCGCCACCTGGACGCCGGCGCCGGTGCTGCCGGTGGGGTATATGTCGGTGGTGGTGCCGGTGCCAGGTGCGGCCGATTCGTTCGTCGCGGCTGGCCTGGCCGGATCCGGCTATAGCCTGGACGGCGGCCGCACGTGGAAGGTGCTGGACAAGCTGCCCGTCAACACGGTGGGCTTCGCCTCGCCCACGGTGGGCTGGGCGGTGGGGCCGAAGGGCCTGGTCATGAAGTACACGGGACCGAAACTGGTTCGCTGA
- the apbC gene encoding iron-sulfur cluster carrier protein ApbC: MSITVEDVKAALSQVIDPNTGKDFVTTRSVRNLKVENGAIAIDIELGYPARSQIEGIRAAVLAALQPFGLGIALNVTSKIIAHTVQRGLKPLPNVKNIIAVASGKGGVGKSTTAVNLALALADEGATVGVLDADIYGPSQPMMLGVSGRPMSNDGKTMEPMEGHGVQVSSIGFLIDPDEPMVWRGPMVTQALQQLLDQTNWRELDYLVVDMPPGTGDIQLTLSQKVPVTGAVIVTTPQDIALLDARKGLKMFEKVGIPILGVVENMSTHICSNCGHTEEIFGAGGGEKMCADFGVDFLGKLPLKMAIREQTDSGKPTVVADPDGQVATLYKEIARKVAIKVAEKAKDMSSKFPSIVIKND; this comes from the coding sequence ATGAGCATCACAGTTGAAGACGTCAAGGCCGCCCTGTCCCAGGTCATCGATCCGAACACGGGCAAGGACTTCGTCACGACCCGGTCGGTCCGCAACCTGAAAGTGGAGAATGGCGCGATCGCCATCGACATCGAACTGGGCTACCCGGCCCGCAGCCAGATCGAGGGTATCCGCGCCGCCGTGCTGGCCGCGCTGCAGCCGTTCGGCCTGGGCATCGCCCTGAACGTCACCAGCAAGATCATCGCGCACACCGTGCAGCGCGGCTTGAAGCCCCTGCCGAACGTGAAGAACATCATCGCTGTGGCTTCCGGCAAGGGTGGCGTTGGCAAATCCACCACGGCCGTCAACCTGGCCCTCGCGCTGGCCGACGAAGGCGCTACCGTCGGCGTGCTGGACGCGGATATCTATGGTCCGTCGCAGCCGATGATGCTGGGCGTGTCGGGCCGGCCCATGTCGAACGACGGCAAGACGATGGAGCCGATGGAAGGCCACGGCGTCCAGGTCTCGTCGATCGGCTTCCTGATCGATCCGGACGAGCCGATGGTCTGGCGCGGCCCGATGGTCACCCAGGCGCTGCAGCAGCTGCTGGACCAGACCAACTGGCGCGAGCTGGACTACCTGGTCGTGGACATGCCGCCCGGTACCGGCGACATCCAGCTGACCTTGTCGCAAAAAGTGCCTGTCACGGGCGCCGTGATCGTCACGACGCCGCAGGACATCGCCCTGCTGGACGCGCGCAAGGGCCTGAAGATGTTCGAGAAGGTCGGCATTCCGATCCTGGGCGTGGTGGAGAACATGAGCACCCACATCTGCTCCAACTGCGGCCATACCGAGGAGATCTTCGGCGCCGGCGGCGGCGAGAAGATGTGCGCGGACTTCGGCGTCGACTTCCTCGGCAAGCTGCCGCTCAAGATGGCGATCCGCGAGCAGACCGATTCCGGCAAGCCCACCGTGGTGGCGGACCCCGACGGCCAGGTCGCCACGCTGTACAAGGAGATCGCGCGCAAGGTGGCGATCAAGGTGGCGGAAAAGGCCAAGGACATGAGCAGCAAATTCCCTTCGATCGTGATCAAGAACGACTAA
- the metG gene encoding methionine--tRNA ligase, protein MTRKLFVTTALPYANAAFHIGHMMEYIQADIWVRYQRMQQDREVHFVGADDTHGTPIMIAAEKEGITPQEFVAKIAAGRAQYLDGFHIAFDNWYSTDSPENVELSQGIYRRLRDVGLIQTKTVDRFFDPVKGMFLADRNIKGECPKCGAKDQYGDNCEVCGAAYQPTDLVNPYSVFTSATPILKPSEQYFFKLSDPRCFEFLRDWLNTPGRLQPEMVNKVSEWLGESGEKLADWDISRDAPYFGIPIPDAPGKFFYVWLDAPVGYLASLKNYFGKKGIDYEAFLNDPAAEQIHFIGKDIVSFHLLFWPAMLKFADHPVIDKLKVNVHGHLTVNNEKMSKSRGTGISPLRYLNLGMNPEWLRYYIAFKLNSKVEDLDFTGEDFVARVNSDLIGKYVNIASRCAGFIAKKFDGKLADSLSETSLGWIRRALTNAEGAERQVAIAESYEHREFGRALREIMEIADVTNQYVDENKPWVLAKDETKLAELHEVCTTALVLFRQLTILLSPVLPGVAANVRTFLGDERHSWADTTLAAASTSMLGRTIGAYSHLMTRVDAKMIDDLFDAPKPAAATAAAPAVAAPTAAAAAPAVPEGIEELAPEIKIDDFAKVDLRIAQIVNCEHVEGSDKLLRLTLDVGEGRHRNVFSGIKSMYQPEDLVGKLTVMVANLAPRKMKFGISEGMVLAASSADEKANPGIYILNPWPGAQPGMRIR, encoded by the coding sequence ATGACTCGCAAGCTGTTCGTCACCACCGCCCTGCCCTATGCCAACGCCGCGTTCCACATTGGCCACATGATGGAATACATCCAGGCCGACATCTGGGTGCGTTACCAGCGCATGCAGCAGGACCGCGAGGTGCACTTCGTGGGCGCCGACGACACGCACGGCACCCCGATCATGATCGCGGCCGAAAAGGAGGGCATCACGCCGCAGGAATTCGTCGCCAAGATCGCCGCCGGCCGCGCGCAATACCTGGACGGTTTTCATATCGCCTTTGACAACTGGTATTCGACCGATTCGCCGGAAAACGTCGAGCTGTCGCAGGGCATCTACCGCCGCCTGCGCGACGTCGGCCTGATCCAGACGAAAACGGTCGACCGCTTCTTCGACCCCGTCAAGGGCATGTTCCTGGCCGACCGCAACATCAAGGGCGAGTGCCCGAAATGCGGCGCCAAGGACCAGTACGGCGACAACTGCGAGGTGTGCGGCGCGGCCTACCAGCCGACCGACCTGGTCAACCCGTATTCCGTGTTCACCAGCGCGACCCCGATCCTGAAGCCTTCCGAGCAGTATTTCTTCAAGCTGTCCGACCCGCGCTGCTTCGAATTCCTGCGCGACTGGCTCAACACGCCGGGCCGCCTGCAACCGGAAATGGTCAACAAGGTGTCGGAATGGCTGGGCGAGTCGGGCGAAAAGCTGGCCGACTGGGACATTTCGCGCGACGCACCCTACTTCGGCATCCCGATTCCGGACGCGCCGGGCAAGTTCTTCTACGTCTGGCTGGACGCGCCGGTCGGCTACCTGGCCTCGCTGAAGAACTACTTCGGCAAGAAAGGCATCGACTACGAGGCGTTCCTGAACGACCCGGCCGCCGAGCAGATCCACTTCATCGGCAAGGACATCGTCTCGTTCCACCTGCTGTTCTGGCCGGCGATGCTGAAGTTCGCCGACCACCCGGTCATCGACAAGCTGAAGGTCAACGTGCACGGTCACCTGACCGTCAACAATGAAAAAATGTCCAAGTCGCGCGGCACCGGCATCTCGCCGCTGCGCTACCTGAACCTGGGCATGAACCCGGAGTGGCTGCGCTACTACATCGCCTTCAAGCTGAACTCGAAGGTGGAAGACCTCGATTTCACGGGCGAGGACTTCGTCGCCCGCGTCAATTCGGACCTGATCGGCAAGTACGTCAACATCGCCAGCCGCTGCGCCGGCTTCATCGCCAAGAAGTTCGACGGCAAGCTGGCGGACAGCCTGTCGGAAACCTCGCTGGGCTGGATCCGCCGCGCGCTGACGAACGCCGAAGGTGCCGAGCGCCAGGTGGCGATCGCCGAAAGCTACGAGCACCGCGAATTCGGCCGCGCGCTGCGCGAGATCATGGAAATCGCCGACGTGACGAACCAGTACGTCGACGAGAACAAGCCATGGGTGCTGGCCAAGGACGAGACCAAGCTGGCCGAGCTGCACGAGGTGTGCACGACCGCCCTGGTCCTGTTCCGCCAGCTGACGATCCTGCTCTCGCCCGTGCTGCCGGGCGTGGCCGCCAATGTGCGCACGTTCCTGGGCGACGAGCGCCACAGCTGGGCCGACACGACCCTGGCCGCCGCCAGCACCTCGATGCTGGGCCGCACCATCGGCGCCTACAGCCACCTGATGACGCGGGTGGATGCGAAGATGATCGACGACCTGTTCGACGCGCCGAAGCCGGCCGCAGCAACGGCTGCGGCGCCTGCCGTGGCCGCTCCGACCGCGGCTGCCGCGGCGCCTGCCGTACCGGAAGGCATCGAGGAACTGGCACCGGAAATCAAGATCGACGACTTCGCCAAGGTCGACCTGCGCATCGCGCAGATCGTCAATTGCGAGCACGTGGAAGGTTCGGACAAGCTGCTGCGCCTGACCCTGGACGTGGGCGAAGGCCGCCACCGCAATGTATTCTCGGGCATCAAGTCGATGTACCAGCCAGAAGACCTGGTCGGTAAATTGACGGTGATGGTGGCCAACCTGGCGCCCCGTAAAATGAAGTTCGGCATTTCCGAGGGCATGGTATTGGCGGCGTCCAGCGCGGACGAGAAAGCCAATCCGGGTATTTATATCCTGAACCCATGGCCGGGCGCGCAACCGGGCATGCGTATCCGTTAA
- a CDS encoding GNAT family N-acetyltransferase yields MGSPIAVRPADDEDATLIAGLTRKAWAGKVNVTSSGHRETAVLVAEHLRHGGGFVLLDGSMPIGSVRWLPHDTEPGVWEILRMGVLPEYRGRNLSQQLLEAVIHHGLESGVDELRLAVRPDQPKLIDFYSAYEFELAPELEYSHANPLEPAPLVMRRKLRD; encoded by the coding sequence ATGGGCAGTCCGATCGCAGTCCGCCCGGCGGACGATGAGGATGCGACATTAATTGCCGGCCTGACGCGCAAGGCGTGGGCCGGCAAAGTCAATGTCACCTCTTCCGGCCATCGTGAAACCGCCGTCCTGGTCGCGGAGCACCTGCGCCATGGCGGCGGTTTTGTATTATTGGACGGCAGCATGCCAATCGGCTCGGTGCGTTGGCTGCCGCACGATACCGAACCGGGCGTGTGGGAGATATTAAGGATGGGCGTGCTGCCCGAATACCGCGGCCGCAATCTCTCCCAGCAGTTATTGGAAGCCGTGATTCACCACGGGCTGGAATCGGGCGTCGACGAATTGCGGCTGGCCGTGCGCCCGGATCAGCCGAAACTCATCGACTTCTATTCCGCTTATGAATTCGAGCTGGCACCCGAGCTGGAATACTCGCATGCCAATCCGCTCGAGCCGGCACCGCTGGTAATGCGACGCAAATTACGTGACTAG
- a CDS encoding DMT family transporter: MNTRLTPHTVFLLTLPPLLWAGNAIAGRLVHDLVPPILLNLLRWILALLILAPLAGPVFRRDSGLWPHWRRYALLGLLGVGLYNALQYLALQSSTPINVTLVAAGMPVWMMLTGWLFFGVAVSRRQVIGAILSIAGVLLVLARGDLQHLLALRLVAGDLFMILATIAWSLYSWLLTRTHEPASLRADWAGFLLAQVGFGVVWSGLFAAGEWVLSAAVVHWTPTLFAVLAYVAIGPAVVAFRCWGEGVRRAGPAIAAFFSNLTPLFAAVLSSAFLGELPHLYHGLAFLLIVGGIIVSSRRPA, encoded by the coding sequence ATGAATACCCGACTGACACCCCACACCGTCTTCCTGCTGACCCTGCCCCCGCTGCTGTGGGCCGGCAATGCCATCGCGGGCCGCCTCGTGCACGACCTGGTGCCGCCCATCCTGCTCAACCTGCTGCGCTGGATCCTGGCGCTGCTGATCCTGGCACCGCTGGCGGGTCCGGTGTTCCGCCGCGACAGCGGATTATGGCCGCACTGGCGCCGCTATGCCCTATTGGGATTGCTGGGCGTTGGTCTATATAACGCACTGCAATATCTGGCACTGCAAAGCAGCACGCCGATCAATGTAACGCTCGTCGCCGCCGGCATGCCGGTGTGGATGATGCTGACGGGCTGGCTGTTTTTCGGCGTCGCCGTCAGCCGCCGCCAGGTCATCGGCGCGATATTGTCGATTGCCGGGGTATTGCTGGTATTGGCACGCGGCGATTTGCAGCACCTGTTGGCATTGCGGCTGGTGGCCGGCGACCTGTTCATGATTCTGGCCACGATTGCGTGGTCGCTGTACAGCTGGCTGTTGACGCGTACCCATGAGCCGGCCAGCCTGCGCGCCGATTGGGCCGGTTTTCTGCTGGCGCAGGTAGGATTCGGCGTGGTCTGGTCCGGCCTATTTGCCGCTGGCGAATGGGTATTATCGGCTGCGGTCGTCCATTGGACGCCGACATTATTTGCCGTGCTGGCATACGTTGCCATCGGCCCGGCCGTCGTCGCATTCCGCTGCTGGGGCGAGGGCGTGCGCCGTGCCGGTCCGGCCATCGCCGCATTCTTCAGTAACCTGACGCCGTTGTTTGCCGCTGTCTTATCGTCGGCGTTCCTTGGTGAATTACCGCATCTTTATCACGGGCTGGCGTTCCTGCTGATCGTTGGCGGAATTATCGTGTCCTCGCGCCGGCCGGCATAA
- a CDS encoding DUF3460 family protein — protein MKFLFKQHRGYESDHTQFIKSLKEQNPAIEQGQREGRALLWDKAPLSLDERARQRDSAIKQQAYVYQNKL, from the coding sequence ATGAAATTCCTGTTCAAGCAACACCGCGGTTACGAATCCGACCACACCCAGTTCATCAAGAGCCTGAAGGAACAGAATCCGGCCATCGAACAAGGCCAGCGCGAAGGCCGTGCCCTGCTGTGGGACAAGGCCCCGCTGTCGCTGGACGAGCGCGCCCGCCAGCGCGACTCCGCGATCAAGCAGCAAGCCTACGTCTACCAGAACAAGCTGTAA
- the panC gene encoding pantoate--beta-alanine ligase, with product MKIISSIEELRDQLRGQLRTAFVPTMGNLHEGHLSLMRIARRHGDPVVASIFVNRLQFGPNEDFDKYPRTFQADVEKLEKEGVYVLFAPTEKDMYPEPQEYRVQPPDGLGNTLEGEFRPGFFNGVCTVVTKLFSCVQPRVAVFGKKDYQQLMIVRNMARQFALPTEIIGAETYRAEDGLALSSRNMYLSEAERAEAPALYQSLNFVANEMRAGHLDVFQLEHKAMDDLAKRGWKPDYISIRKRSDLQPPNAGDLAQGAPLVVLAAAKLGTTRLIDNLEI from the coding sequence ATGAAAATCATCTCGTCCATCGAAGAGCTGCGCGACCAGTTGCGCGGCCAACTGCGTACCGCCTTCGTGCCCACCATGGGCAACCTGCACGAGGGCCATCTGTCGCTGATGCGCATCGCGCGCCGCCACGGCGACCCCGTCGTCGCCTCGATCTTCGTCAATCGCCTGCAGTTCGGCCCGAACGAGGACTTCGACAAATACCCGCGCACGTTCCAGGCGGACGTGGAAAAGCTGGAGAAGGAAGGCGTCTACGTGCTGTTCGCGCCGACCGAGAAGGACATGTACCCTGAACCGCAGGAATACCGCGTGCAGCCGCCGGACGGCCTGGGCAACACGCTGGAGGGCGAATTCCGCCCCGGCTTCTTCAACGGCGTGTGCACTGTCGTCACGAAGCTGTTCTCGTGCGTACAGCCGCGCGTGGCCGTGTTCGGCAAGAAGGACTACCAGCAGCTGATGATCGTGCGCAACATGGCACGCCAGTTCGCGCTGCCGACGGAAATCATCGGCGCCGAGACCTACCGCGCGGAAGACGGCCTGGCGCTGTCGTCGCGCAATATGTACCTGTCAGAAGCCGAGCGCGCCGAAGCGCCGGCGCTGTACCAGTCGCTCAACTTCGTCGCCAACGAGATGCGTGCCGGCCACCTGGACGTATTCCAGCTGGAGCACAAGGCCATGGACGACCTCGCCAAGCGCGGCTGGAAGCCGGACTACATCAGCATCCGCAAGCGCAGCGACCTGCAACCGCCGAACGCCGGCGACCTGGCACAAGGCGCCCCGCTGGTGGTCCTCGCCGCAGCCAAGCTGGGCACGACGCGCCTGATCGACAACCTGGAGATCTGA